GTGGAGCTTGTTGTGTGGTGTTAAGGTGTGCTGTTGTGCTTGGAACGATGCGAATGTTGCTTCCCCAGACGGGCGTATCCTCAGAAGAAAGCACGAACGTGTTTACGTTGGACACTCCAACGAACCAAATGTGCCCCTCGGTACCCGACCGACCAATGCGCCATGGTGAAGTGCCCCAAGGACGAGACCGAGATTCGCGCTAGCTACAGTAGAGCTAACATTACGTTAGTGCACTGCAGTGGTCGACGGCACGAAAAATCTCGTGATACCCTAAACAGTGGTAGGGTTGGGTCAAAGGGCAACGAGACCGCCTCTCGAAAACCTAGTCCCCGAGACGATGCCGACAAGTCGCTCTTGTTGGGTTGAGGTGTACAGTTTATGTTAGTTACACACACCGATAAGGTACGAACGCGAGTCGACAATCCTTACAGTAGGAACGGTGGGGCGGTTAACAATTTACAGTATTACTGTCCATTAATCCACcatggccatggcgtttTGGATATCCTGTTGCTGTTTCATCTGCATCATACCGAGTGCTCGTCCCACCACGGGATTGTTCTGATGCGCGGCGACGGATTTTTCGAAACACTTCATGGAGACGTCTTCCATCTCGAGCGCGGCTTCTCCGGCATCCTGTTGGCTCATGGCGGCGCCAAAGTCCCGTTGCAGTGCTTGTTGCGTCGCGGCTTCGGTCGTATCCCTACCGTCCGCTTGGTACTGTTGGACCAGTTCGGCAAAGGCCTGAGCGTGCGCGTCAAAGTACCGTGCCGCCACTTCGAGGACCCGTTCGGCCGTGAGCAAGGCTTCTTCCTCTTGGGCGGCTTGTCCGGGCCGCCATCCCGTCACGGGCTCATCCGTAGCGTGCTCCCAGAACTTCTGCAACTGCGTCACGGCCTGGAGGACCCCGGGGTGCGCGTCGTCCTGCAGAAACTCCCAAGTCGCTTCCTCCCAACAGTCGTAATCGATATCGAATTCGTCACAGACGGCGGTTTGCTTCAACACGAGGACCCGCGACATTTCTTGACGAAACAAAGCCTTGAGTTGGGAAGGCGGGACGGCCTGTCCCATACGCTGCAACTGCTGGACCTGCTGCAGGAGCTGCGCGTAGACGTTCTGGACTTCCAAATACAAGCGTTCGAAGATTTGGACCACTTCGTCGGCCGTAATGCAGTCGCCGGGTGCTTCGTTATTGTGCgggttgtcgtcgtcgtcaatgTCGGTCAGCGTGCCGCTTCCAGAGGACGATGTGGCGGGTTTGTTGCGTTCGTATTTACTGCTCGTCCGGGAAACGAGTTTGTAACCGAGGCCGGCAACGAGCAACGATCCCGCCGCCAACAAGACGGCCGCAGACGAGGATGATGATCCAGTGATTGCCATGGTACACAAAGCGTACCCGAGAAAGCGGGCTGGTTTCTGTAAGAGTGTGTACGAGAGAGTCTGTAACGGCACCGGAATAcgaccaaggaagaaaagtcTCGGGAGAAAGAGAGATGCACGGTTGAGGTTGGAGCTGTAGTGTGCGAGCTTCCGGTCGCGTCGACATCGCGTACTGGTTGGTGGCAACGAGTGTGAATTCGGGAGAAGATTCCGGAGGGGGCTGGACGACCCACCAACTCGGACCAACCGCTCACTTGTACccgtatatatatatacggGCGGACAACCTGTCGGACACGTGGTTTAAGTACCAGACTCCCACATACTGTCGATGGACGGACGTGTACAAAAAAGGGGTAGGGTGTATGGCTTCGTTTCCATCGTTCGTAGCGTAGTGACGTGTCTACTACTACcttactcactgtcacgCAGCCGACGGCAACACAACGACACCATTCGCAAACATACGATAGGAGTCTCTTTCATAGTCAGTGTCAGTCAATCCACAGCCCACAAACGCAGTTAGGACGACGCCCTTCCGAGGTTTTTGGACAGGATATTCCAACACCTTTCCAAAGCACACATCCTACAAAGCATCGAATCGGCATCCAAACACATTTGAGGAAATTCTACAGTCTTGTTGGCATTTTCCGACTCACACACAGAGACCCAACGACCGCCCTGTATTGGCACCGTTCCATACAATCCGTCATGATGCGGGAACAGCGTATGCTTGCGATCCTCTGGGGCGCGGGTCTGTGGTTCGGTGGTAGTGGTGTCCACGCGTGGCAATTTCCCAATCTCTTTACGGTTCCGATCCAACCGGTACGTAGATAGCACCTTCTCGCGAGAGCCATACGTATCGCCGACACGGGTAGCACCCACCCAGTTTACCTCCCTAGAGTGACTGTACGGACGCTTGTTCGAATTTGTTCGATCAACAGCTCTCTCTCACTCCTTTATCCCGACAAACTCACTCACTATTTCATTCGCTCAACACTACCACCACCCTGGGCATTCCTGTCTGATGTATATCTTGTCCAGTCCCAGAAGTTTTCTCAAGGTTCGACTGCCAAGGTAAGTAGGTAGTCAAGGCTCCCACGTGCTGACGTTGCGGTCCAAACTCCTTTTCTCTAGTCCGGTGGATACTCACACACCCACACCTTGCCGGGGTCTTTGCAGAAACAAGCCGTCCTGGACGCCGTCAGTGGCACCAACAACGGCAAAACCGCCACACCGAATCAACAACAAACCGTCTTGCGACGCGTCCGCGAGCTGGAGCAATCCTTTCCCCCCTTTCGACTCGCGGATGCCTCCCAAGCCGCCCGTTTGGACGGAATCTGGTATTTGCAGTACACCTCTCCCAGCACCGTGGgtgacaacaacaacaacaacaacaacaatagcgAGGACGCCTGGCAACCCTCCTACGCCACCGAAGGCGACTCCCGGATTGAAACCCGGCCCTTTCAAGCACGAGGGACTGTCTCGGCGGCCGGCATTCGCGTCGACACGGCCAACAAGGTCGTCCAACAAATACTCGACGTCTCCAACGCCCGGGTAGCCAACGACGTGGTGTTGGAATGGGGACGTGTCTACGTGGCCGGATCCTTTCGACCCTCCGACATGGTCCCCAACCGTGCCGTCGTGTCCTTTGATACCGCCGAAATTACCGTCGCCCAACAGGGCGGTACCGAAAAAGGGTGGAAAATTCAATTGGGCTGGTTCTTTTGGATTCTGTCCAAAATTCGTGGAACCACGGAAAACGGTTGGTTGGAAACCACTTTTGTCGATGACACGCTCCGGATTGGGCGTGGCAACAAGGGAACTCTCTTTGTTCTCACACGGGATGTCGATGCCGTCCAACCCTAAAACCGGTTGCCATACGCCAAGTGCAAACCAGGCGCACGCCGCGGTATTCGCACGCTAGTACGGAAACAGCAACGCAGACACACCGTGAACGTCAAACCCTGTCCGCGCCTTGTCGCCGGACCCACCGAGACGCGACGCCACCCAGGATGACACGACAATCTCAACCACAACTGTCATTCCCCCTCTCTCACAACACGGCATCGGAAATAGCGGGCTTTCGTTCATACAAGTCCACAGGAAATAGGTAATCAGTCAAACAATACCAAGGTAAGCAATCTCGCTAGGTAGACTTGCTACTATCGCAATCACACGATTTAACTACATAGGACAGCTTACAGGTACGCCAATTGATTACTCGTGATTTCACGAGATGGCAATCGTGATAGGTCTGTTGACGGTACTCACGCGTTTCCTTAAAATTTCGGGGTCGAAACAGGCTTGGCTTGGTGGTCCATAGCGAAGGGATCGTCCACTTCGAAACTCCACACGTGGGGTTCGATATCGCTGGCCGAATCCATCGACCCCGAGGGTGGAGCCAAACGACTGAACTTCTCCGTCTGGCCACCAGGCTGGCAATTATTGGGGTCGCCATGGGAAGCAACTACTGTAAATATTGGCGGAGAAAATGACTCTCGAACGGGAAGCGACGAACGCTTGGAAGGCACGTCGAAGTCGGCAAAAGGGTCGGGAGTC
The genomic region above belongs to Phaeodactylum tricornutum CCAP 1055/1 chromosome 16, whole genome shotgun sequence and contains:
- the PAP-fibrillin-1 gene encoding predicted protein (Proteins called plastoglobulins (PGLs) or PAP/fibrillins are associated with the stromal surface of plastoglobules. These proteins probably regulate the structure of plastoglobules and are highly abundant, especially in chromoplasts. Plastoglobules are often associated with thylakoid membranes, suggesting an exchange of lipids with thylakoids. Signal peptide is predicted. proposed cleavage site is VHA-WQ. Putative transit peptide has serins but is not ChloroP positive.), giving the protein MMREQRMLAILWGAGLWFGGSGVHAWQFPNLFTVPIQPSQKFSQGSTAKSGGYSHTHTLPGSLQKQAVLDAVSGTNNGKTATPNQQQTVLRRVRELEQSFPPFRLADASQAARLDGIWYLQYTSPSTVGDNNNNNNNNSEDAWQPSYATEGDSRIETRPFQARGTVSAAGIRVDTANKVVQQILDVSNARVANDVVLEWGRVYVAGSFRPSDMVPNRAVVSFDTAEITVAQQGGTEKGWKIQLGWFFWILSKIRGTTENGWLETTFVDDTLRIGRGNKGTLFVLTRDVDAVQP